The nucleotide window AGCCTTACAGTATCTCGGTGCTGAAGGAGGGTTATTGTGTGTCACAAGCAGATGGTTGCACGCGTGCAGACGGGACCATATCTCTCTTGGTGGGACCAAAGACTATCTTGGTAGATACAGGTGGGCCATGGGATCGTGATTTCCTCCTTGCTCAGCTGGAGAAAACGGGACTAAAACCTGATGACATCAATATAGTAGTCGGGTCCCATGGCCACTCAGACCACGTGGGTAACCTAGGGATGTTTCCAGATGCAATGATTGTTGTAGGATGTGATATAAGTCAAGGGGACCTGTATCTTCCAAACGAGCTGGCAGACGGCCAGCCATATCCCATCGATGATCATGTAAGTAGGCATATCCACAGGGCCCATGCCATGAGGGGCCCCATTACAGAAACTTCCTAACTAAACAGCACTAAATTCAAAATGAAACTTCCAAAACTGACTGCAAGTCTTGCAGTTAAAATATTTATAGAAGACTAGGCCTACATAGAATCATAGAATCAGTTGTTATGGCATTCAAATCATGGTAATTTCAATTTTGTctcatgaaaaataaatgggGCTGCCAACTTTGGGTGTTTGGCTGGAGGGAGATTTTGTGAAGTCATAATGCGTGGCCCTGCGTTAATTTTTTCCCTAAACCtaattttaaaaatgtctgcCCCCTGAGTCTTTTGCCATGTATAATCCCTGatttatgttaaaaaaaaaaaaaagtttttttttgagAATGTACAAATAATGTATTGTTTGCACTTGAAAACAAGCATCCTTTCTGTAGCATGGAAGGTCTAGCCACAGGGCATAGACGTGAAAAAGGCTCATGCCCACTTAAAAATATGTAACAATTCCAACCgcccagggcccgtattcacaaagaattttagggctaaaagtagctccgtcctaactggcgaatttaggaaaaaaataatgggcgtgtcactcctaactttaggactcctaattcAGAGGCTTTGTAAataacttttaagagaaaactcctagctaaaatcttttagtgcgatttaggagtactcttagtgctaagataaaaatctttgtgaatacgggcccaggtcCTCTGATGAGTCTGTTGTGTCGACCAACTTGCAAAAAACACaaggtcaaattcaagactcttttcatcagtggttccatgttggtggaatgagttgcccagtactctccgttccagcaatagttttggatctttcaagaggggtcttaaggcatatctgTTCGATATCCACCTAGTCTATTAAGCGCTTCAGGGATATGGTTATAATaaagtattgtttttgtttccattaggggtcattccacctcaattcagcAAATGCCTgagcttgaccatctcagatttgcttcacagttttaccacctaaagagtaaccatttaaaaaCTAACTACATTTTTGGCACATGTATTAACGAGAGCGTtgtcgttcttggtgtgaatggcccttaatTCTGTTATACGGCTTGTCATGTGTTGAGTGAAGAGTTTGTGAGGCTATTCACCCAGACAGATTGAGATGAGTGCATAGCTGTAAAGTAAAGTGATTATTTCTtgaatgttattatttttttttgcgaaCCATTTTGCACAGAAAATAGTGGCTAGCACCAGATAAAAGATGAGAAAAAGCTCTTTCATTTGATTTCTTTGTGATGCGCAAACATATTTATTGTTAAGAAATAGTTTAAACAGTAATCAGGTGTACTGAAAATAATGAACAATGTCAGCTGGGTTGAAACCCATGCGACTCAAAGTCAGCGGACACATAATCAGCGCTTTTTCATCTTCAGAAGAGATTAGGCTATCTCTTACAGCCATCAAGATAATACAAtgcatcatttttgcatttctgGAAAACGTTAtctatatctctgtgtgtaggCTTCTATCCCAAGTTAACATATGGCAAGGTAGCCTATGCCTAAAATGTGGAAGTAAGGTTGTTGTGTCTAACCATGATAAGCATTTATTAGCACGg belongs to Sardina pilchardus chromosome 16, fSarPil1.1, whole genome shotgun sequence and includes:
- the mblac1 gene encoding metallo-beta-lactamase domain-containing protein 1; protein product: MDLTGKVVSSNCSVRKSVITDVGSVIPGQPYSISVLKEGYCVSQADGCTRADGTISLLVGPKTILVDTGGPWDRDFLLAQLEKTGLKPDDINIVVGSHGHSDHVGNLGMFPDAMIVVGCDISQGDLYLPNELADGQPYPIDDHVSIVPTPGHTGRDVSVLVRGTSVGVVLVAGDLFECCDDEESWRALSENPEVQEMNRKAALQTADVIIPGHGPRFKVHRDSTN